From Hirundo rustica isolate bHirRus1 chromosome 19, bHirRus1.pri.v3, whole genome shotgun sequence, a single genomic window includes:
- the HSD3B7 gene encoding 3 beta-hydroxysteroid dehydrogenase type 7, whose amino-acid sequence MDGAWVYLVTGGCGFVGERIVELLSRQDYIKEVRVFDSVAREEVEKLSTATTRVTVMRGDIRDAGALLAAMRGAHVVLHTAAVVDYRGTLPFGEMRAVNVGGTENVLRACCVLSIPYLLYTSSIAAVGPNTSCEPLLRGNEDTQYSGEVELPYGKTKAAAEKIVLEANGKKLSNGGTLRTCVIRPNSVYGEKAAFLQEMYLLARARNGVLNYLEPENTERNLTYVGNVAWMHVLAARNLQLQPDLLAGQVYYCYDDTPSRKGFLVRHQLLSSADPSVRLGSHIPYWKMWLMIQLHRILRVILSPFWRPQPFLNVPLLNTIVTTFSFETDKASRHFGYKPLFTWQESRLRTAQWLKAAAGSLGSPQLHEKKN is encoded by the exons ATGGATGGGGCCTGGGTCTACCTGGTGACAGGAGGATGTGGGTTTGTGGGGGAGAGGATCGTAGAGCTCCTGTCTCGACAAGACTACATCAAAGAAGTCAGAGTTTTTGATTCAGTAGCAAGAGAAGAAGTAGAAAAACTCAGCACAG CGACCACCCGTGTGACAGTGATGAGAGGAGACATCCGCGATGCCGGCGCGCTCCTGGCTGCCATGCGGGGCGCACACGTGGTgctgcacacagctgctgtggtggACTACAGGGGCACGCTGCCCTTCGGGGAGATGAGAGCAGTCAACGTCGGGG GCACTGAAAATGTGTTAAGGGCCTGCTGTGTCCTGAGCATCCCCTACCTGCTGTACACCAGCTCCATCGCTGCCGTGGGGCCCAACACCTCCTGTGAGCCCCTGCTCAG AGGGAACGAGGACACGCAGTACAGCGGGGAAGTGGAGCTGCCCTACGGGAAGACAAAAGCCGCGGCGGAGAAAATTGTGCTGGAAGCCAATGGAAAAAAG ctgagCAACGGTGGAACGCTCAGAACCTGCGTCATCCGTCCCAACAGCGTGTATGGGGAGAAGGCAGCGTTCCTGCAGGAGATGTATTTGCTTGCCAGAGCCAGGAATGGCGTTCTCAACTACCTGGAGCCTGAAAACACCGAGCGTAATCTCACCTACGTGG GGAACGTGGCATGGATGCACGTCCTTGCGGCGAGgaacctgcagctgcagccggACCTGCTGGCAGGACAGGTGTATTACTGCTACGATGACACTCCAAGCAGGAAGGGTTTCCTGGTCAGGCACCAGCTGCTGTCCAGCGCAGACCCCTCGGTGAGGCTGGGCTCACACATCCCCTACTGGAAGATGTGGCTGATGATACAACTGCACAGGATCCTCAGGGTCATCCTGTCCCCTTTCTGGAGGCCACAGCCTTTCCTCAACGTGCCCCTGCTGAACACCATAGTCACCACCTTCTCCTTCGAGACAGACAAGGCCTCCAGGCATTTCGGGTACAAACCCCTCTTCACGTGGCAGGAGAGCAGGCTCAGGACTGCACAGTGGCtgaaagcagctgcagggagcctggGATCCCCCCAGCTGCATGAAAAGAAGAACTGA